The genomic segment CACAACCGGGCCGCCGATCATGCCGCCCGGATCATCTCGCTGGTGGGGGCGGCCTCGCCGATCTTCTGGACGGGCCTCATCGCGCTGTACGTGTTCTACTACCTCCTCGAGTGGGCGCCGGGCCCGGGCCGGCTCGACACCTACCTCGCGTACCCCCCCACCGTGACGGGGTTCCTCCTGGTCGACAGCCTGCTGGGCGGCCGGCTCGACGTCTTCGCCTCGGCCCTCCGGCACCTCGTCCTCCCCGCCCTCGTCCTCGGCTCGTTCGTGATGGGCATCGTGGCCCGCACCACGCGGTCCGCGCTCCTGGAGGTCTTGTCCGCCGACTACGTGCGCACGGCCCGCGCCAAGGGCCTCGGCGAAGGGCCGGTGGTGGGCTTCCACGCGCTGCGCAACGCGATGATCCCGATGCTCACCGTGACCGGACTCAACTTTGCGAGCCTCCTGTCCGGCGCCGTCCTCACCGAGACGGTCTTCGCCTGGCCGGGGATCGGCCGATACGCCGTGACGGCATCCACGCGGCTCGACTACCCGGCGATCCTCGGGGTCACGATGCTGACCGCTGTCATCTACATCACGGTCAACTTCGTGGTGGACGTGCTCTACGGCGTGCTCGATCCTCGGATCCGCGTCGAGTGACGGCCAACGCCGTCCAGCCCGTGGCGGGGCCTCGGACCCTCGGCTTGACCCTGGCCGGCATGATGCGGCATCCCCGGGGGAACACGGGCCTGGTGGCCGGCACGCTCATCGTCGGCCTCTGGGTCGTGGTGGCGGCGACCGCGCCGATCCTCGCCCCCCACAGCCCGCTCGACCTCGACGTGATGAACCGGCTCGAGCCTCCGAGCGCCGGTCACCCCTTGGGCACCGACGACGCCGGGCGTGACAACCTCTCGCGGATCCTGTACGGCGCGCGGATCACGGTCCCGATCGCCTTCGCCGTCATCGCCGTCGCCACCATCGTGGGCTCGGCGGTAGGGGCGATCGCGGGCTACGCCGCCGGGCGCGTCGACGAGATGCTGATGCGGGTCGTGGACGTGGTGCTGGCCTTCCCGCCGATCCTGCTGGCCATGGCGATCACCGCCGCCCTCGGTCCCGGGCTCCGCCACGCCATGCTGGCGATCGTGCTGGTGTCGTGGCCGGAGTTCAGCCGGCTGATGCGGGGGCAGGTCCTCTCCGTGAAGAACCACGACTACGTGCTGGCCGCCCGGGCGCTGGGCGTCCCCGCCTATCGCGTCCTCCTGGTCCACGTGCTGCCCAACGCCTTCCCGCCGGTGGTCGTGAAGGCGACGCTCGACGTCGGCAACGCCATCATCCTGACAGCGGCCCTCTCCTTCATCGGGCTCGGCGCCATCCCACCCGAGCCCGAGTGGGGCGCCATGATCGCGGCCGGTCAGGCCAAGTTCGAGTACTGGTGGGTCGCGACGTTCCCGGGCCTCGCCATCCTGTCGATCGTGCTGGGATTCAACTTCCTCGGCGACGGCCTGCAGGACTGGATGAACCCCCGCCTCCGGAAGGACTGACGCGCCGGCTCGGCGGCGGCGGGATCGGTGCCTCCCCGGCGGCCGGCAACGGCAAGATTGCAAAGACCAACCCGCGTGTTAAAGTACCTTTTCGACCGGGTATGCGAATTTCGGCAAAAGGGGAGTATGCCATCCGGGCGATGCTGGACCTGGCCATGCGTCACGGCCAGGGGCTCATCCCGATCCAGGAGGTCGCCCGCCGCCAGGGTATCCCCCAGCGCTACCTCGAGCAGGTGCTCCTGCTCCTCAAGCGCGCCGGGTTCCTCGCCTCCAAGCGTGGATCGACCGGGGGCTACCATCTCCGGCAGCCGCCGGAGGAGATCTCGGTCGGCGCCGTCCTCCGGGCGGTCGAGGGGAGCCTGACGCCGTTCGAGGTGGGCGGGCGCGAGCCGCGGGGCCGCCGCGGCGGGGACGGCGACCTCGCCGAGCTCTGGCGGGAGGTGGGTGACGCGGTGGCCGCGGTCATCGATCGGACGACGTTCGCGGATCTCGTCGAGCGGGCGGCGGCCCGGCGGTCGCCGTCCCGCAGCATGTACCACATCTGAGTGGAGACACCCCGGATGGACGCCGCCCGAGATTCGGCCCCGCGGGGCCGTCCCCCGATCGCCGCGAGCGTGCTCGACCTCGTCGGCGGCACGCCGCTCGTTCGACTCCGACGGATACCGAGAGCGGGGAGCGCGACCGTCCTGGCCAAGGTGGAGTCGGCGAATCCCGGCGGGAGCGTCAAAGACCGGATCGCGCTCGCCATGGTCGAGGACGCCGAGCGCCGCGGGGTTCTCAAGCCCGGGGCGACCCTCGTCGAGCCCACCAGCGGGAACACCGGCATCGGTCTGGCCATGGTGGCCGCCGTGAAAGGCTACCGGCTGATCCTCACGATGCCCGAGGACATGAGCGTCGAGCGCCAGCGGCTGCTGGCCCGCTTCGGAGCCGAGAT from the Candidatus Methylomirabilota bacterium genome contains:
- a CDS encoding ABC transporter permease encodes the protein MTANAVQPVAGPRTLGLTLAGMMRHPRGNTGLVAGTLIVGLWVVVAATAPILAPHSPLDLDVMNRLEPPSAGHPLGTDDAGRDNLSRILYGARITVPIAFAVIAVATIVGSAVGAIAGYAAGRVDEMLMRVVDVVLAFPPILLAMAITAALGPGLRHAMLAIVLVSWPEFSRLMRGQVLSVKNHDYVLAARALGVPAYRVLLVHVLPNAFPPVVVKATLDVGNAIILTAALSFIGLGAIPPEPEWGAMIAAGQAKFEYWWVATFPGLAILSIVLGFNFLGDGLQDWMNPRLRKD
- a CDS encoding Rrf2 family transcriptional regulator, which translates into the protein MRISAKGEYAIRAMLDLAMRHGQGLIPIQEVARRQGIPQRYLEQVLLLLKRAGFLASKRGSTGGYHLRQPPEEISVGAVLRAVEGSLTPFEVGGREPRGRRGGDGDLAELWREVGDAVAAVIDRTTFADLVERAAARRSPSRSMYHI
- a CDS encoding ABC transporter permease, whose protein sequence is HNRAADHAARIISLVGAASPIFWTGLIALYVFYYLLEWAPGPGRLDTYLAYPPTVTGFLLVDSLLGGRLDVFASALRHLVLPALVLGSFVMGIVARTTRSALLEVLSADYVRTARAKGLGEGPVVGFHALRNAMIPMLTVTGLNFASLLSGAVLTETVFAWPGIGRYAVTASTRLDYPAILGVTMLTAVIYITVNFVVDVLYGVLDPRIRVE